Genomic segment of Prochlorococcus marinus CUG1417:
TAGCAGCTTCTTTATTTTGAACGTAGTTTTTACCTCTGTAAGTTAAAGTAGTCATGTTTCGATGTGACAACACGGCCATCCCCCGTTCCATGGTATGACTCGAACTGCGCCCTCAAATGAGGGTGAACGAAAAGTAGCGAATGCTACAAAATTATTATAGGCGTATTTTTAACTGCATGTCTAGCTTTTACAAATAGAAACGAAGATTTAATGTTTTTTTAATTATTATCTTAGGTAAATTTTTTTATAAATAGTCTCTAAAAAGGTTTATGTTTATATTTGGTTTAATCTTCATGTAACTATTTTTTATGACAGGTTTTTTATATTTCTTGGGAAATACTTTAAGGTGGCCAGTGTTAAAGCCAAAAGAATTTTTTTCACTTCATGCTTATTTTTCAATTATTTATTTGATAACTTTTACTTTGAGTAAATATGATGTAAGCCAATCAAATTTAGTTTTTACTTTAGGAATTCTTGCACCCCTTTTAATCGCTATTGGTCAAGGACTTCCAATTGATTGCCTTGATATGGAATCATCTTTGTTGAAGGAATTAAAAACTAAATAATATATATTTAGTTAAAAATTTTTATAAAACCTGGACAACTTCGCTTATTTCAGGAATCATTTCTTTTAACTTTCTTTCAATACCCATTTTGAGAGTCATAGTGCTACTTGGGCAACTACCACATGCTCCTTGAAGTCTGACTTTGACAATTGGACCATCTATTTCTGCAATCTCTACATTTCCTCCATCAGAAATTAAAAAAGGTCTTAGCTCGTCAAGGACTTTTTCTACATTTTCGTTTGTCAGGGAGAGTGTTTCAGTACTCATAATTTTGGATTAACTTTATAATAAGCCTAGAAAGAAATCTGATTAATTGCAAAAAAGATAATTTTCTGTTGTGACTTCATCTAAAAATCCCACTAATGACAATACATACTTTGATGCAGTCTTAGTAGGAGCAGGGATAATGAGTAGTACTTTAGCCCTCCTAATTTCAGAAGTTTTACCAGATATAAAATTTCTTATTATAGAAAAATTAAATGCTCCAGGAAGTGAAAGTACTGGCGCTTTTAATAATGCAGGTACAGG
This window contains:
- a CDS encoding NifU family protein, which encodes MSTETLSLTNENVEKVLDELRPFLISDGGNVEIAEIDGPIVKVRLQGACGSCPSSTMTLKMGIERKLKEMIPEISEVVQVL